The Legionella cincinnatiensis genome includes a region encoding these proteins:
- a CDS encoding Ku protein, with the protein MPKSIWKGEISFGLVSIPVSLYSTEEKNEINFHLLDKKTKSRIRYQRISEKTGNEVSWDDIVKGFEYEKDRYVIVDEEKFEKVEPDLFKAITIEEFVNFQEIDSLYLIKPYYLVPESKNKKAYVLLRESLKKTNKAGVARIIIRTKESICLIIPHQHALLLYLIHFKDEIRAEHEIALPQENLKAYKISASEIKMATALIQEMTTKWQPEKYHNEYREALKKWLDQQIAKQSKIKKEIPEKESKSDVIDFISLLKESMKKRKLSK; encoded by the coding sequence ATGCCTAAATCAATTTGGAAAGGAGAAATTTCTTTTGGCCTTGTTTCTATTCCTGTTTCTTTATATTCAACTGAAGAAAAAAATGAAATTAATTTTCATCTGCTTGACAAAAAAACTAAATCGAGAATTCGCTATCAACGTATTAGTGAAAAAACAGGAAATGAAGTATCTTGGGACGATATCGTTAAAGGATTTGAATACGAAAAAGATCGCTACGTTATTGTAGATGAAGAAAAATTTGAAAAAGTTGAGCCTGATTTATTTAAAGCAATCACTATTGAAGAGTTCGTCAATTTTCAAGAAATCGATAGTCTTTATTTAATTAAACCTTATTATCTAGTACCGGAAAGCAAAAATAAAAAAGCTTATGTGTTATTAAGAGAATCATTAAAAAAAACAAATAAAGCAGGTGTTGCGCGAATTATCATACGCACTAAAGAATCCATCTGCTTGATTATTCCTCATCAGCATGCATTACTTTTATACTTAATCCATTTTAAAGACGAAATCCGTGCAGAACATGAAATTGCTCTCCCTCAAGAAAATCTCAAAGCTTATAAAATTTCTGCTTCAGAAATAAAAATGGCCACAGCCTTGATTCAAGAAATGACTACAAAATGGCAACCCGAAAAATATCACAACGAATATCGAGAAGCATTAAAAAAATGGCTGGATCAACAAATTGCAAAACAATCAAAAATTAAAAAAGAAATACCTGAAAAAGAGAGCAAAAGTGACGTAATTGATTTCATTTCGCTGTTAAAAGAAAGTATGAAGAAAAGAAAATTATCTAAATAA
- a CDS encoding DNA polymerase ligase N-terminal domain-containing protein yields MSLEAYRNKRNFNKTPEPQGNVSEEDKFLFVIQKHAASHLHYDFRLELNGVLLSWAIPKGPCLDPLVKRLAMHVEDHPVEYGHFEGIIPKGQYGAGVVMLWDQGTWQTLDKNPEEAYKAGHLRFELNAKKLKGRWDLLRFNKANQWFLIKYKDKFAQKLEDYDVTVEAPNSVLTYQSIEEISKKFRFSWTKEGLMEEVVPNQNLKKNMTIIF; encoded by the coding sequence ATGAGCTTGGAGGCTTATCGAAATAAAAGAAATTTTAATAAAACTCCTGAACCTCAAGGTAATGTTTCCGAGGAAGATAAATTTCTATTTGTTATTCAAAAACATGCAGCCAGCCATCTTCATTATGATTTTCGATTAGAATTGAATGGAGTATTACTAAGTTGGGCTATTCCCAAAGGTCCTTGCCTTGATCCCTTAGTGAAACGTTTAGCAATGCATGTGGAAGATCATCCAGTTGAGTATGGTCATTTTGAAGGAATAATACCCAAAGGCCAATATGGTGCTGGTGTCGTAATGCTCTGGGATCAAGGTACTTGGCAAACACTGGATAAAAATCCCGAAGAGGCTTATAAAGCTGGGCATTTACGATTTGAATTAAATGCCAAAAAATTAAAAGGGCGTTGGGACTTGCTTCGTTTTAACAAGGCGAATCAATGGTTTTTAATTAAATATAAAGATAAATTTGCTCAAAAACTAGAAGATTATGATGTTACTGTAGAGGCGCCAAATAGTGTGTTGACTTATCAATCTATTGAAGAAATCAGTAAAAAATTTCGTTTTTCATGGACAAAAGAGGGGTTAATGGAGGAGGTGGTTCCAAATCAAAACCTAAAAAAAAACATGACGATAATTTTTTGA